The genomic region CCTTCATGGCCAATAGCATCTTGAGGAATGTGTTCCAAAAGAACCAATCCAAAGCCATGGATTTCTTAGCGGACAAGGCTGTTTGCACAGAATCCTGGCCGACGGCTCAACACAAATCCATTTACACCATCCTTCTGCTATTCCTTCAGTATTTTGCACCTTTGACCTTCATCATTGTGTGCTACCTGCGCATCCATCGACGCCTGAAGAGGAGAAGGGACCTTTTTAAGAAGAATGAGCACTCCTTGGGGgtaatgcaaatgaaaagaatcaACTCAGTGCTTCTGGCCATGGTTGCCGCTTTTGCCATTTGCTGGTTACCCCTGCATATTTTCAATGGCCTTGAGGACTGGTATCATGAAGCTATTCCCATCTGCTATGGGAACCTAATTTTCTTAGTGTGTCATTTGGTGGCCATGGCATCCACCTGTATCAACCCCATCATCTATGGATTTCTGAATAGCAActtcaaaaaggaaatgaagccaCTATTCCTCATTTGCCAGAATAAGCCTTCAAAGGAAATCTATGAACAGTTACCTCTTTCGACTGTGCAGAGTGAACTCTCGAAAGAATCTTTAAAGTCGAGTTCTGAAACCAACCCTGTCTAGCAGCTTGGAGATGAGCCACTGCCGCAACCAGCAGGTCCCACTGTCCCCATTTTCAGTCCTCAGAGTGGCAGCAGAAACACAATGCCTGCTAACGGCAACCTAGGAAATATGGTGAAATCTACTTTGTCTATTTGCACTGCAGCGTCTCAGATGAAAATAATCCAGCCACTCATTTCTAGGCCTTTAATACTTTGAGAGATCcacttttttttccagtagaTGTTCCTTCTCTCCATCAAGGCATACCTTAGAATATTGTCTACATGTATTGTAACAACAAAAGCAACAGCAACACAACCTTTTGGCCACCTCTCTGGTGACAAGACTCTTCTCCCTTAGCTGGGCTGTTTTTCAGACAACAGCCATATATATAGTCCTTCTCTAGGCCTGTACACAAATCCTTTCCAACTGAGTAGGATCAGATTGGCTTGGACTCTGCTGGCTCAGCTTTCAGGAGCCTAGAGTCAACTCCATGAGGTGGTGAAATCTCAAGGCTAAAAAACCAAGCTCAAaagtaaaaactaaaaataaacttgaaTTCTAGGTTGCTGCCAGAGCTGCAGAATACTCTGCTTCTTGCTGAACTAGCACGCTCCAGGTACACTAGAGACAGTCTTTATCCTGTTGACTCAGCAACAAATAAGATAGGGGAGAATCCAGGATTTTGGTTTCCCTTAATGTTCCTGGGAACCAATAAATAAGTGCATCTGTTTGGAGATAACAATTTCCTGGAAGCCGGAAGTAGCCAGGTGGTGATCTCAGTGagtcctcttcccctcctccatcatAGTTAGGTGAATACGGCATTGAAGAGTCAAGATTTAAGCCATGGTTCTTATCTGATGTACTCTCTTTTATACATGAGGTTCCATTTTTGAGTTGTTTTTCGTGTAATGGCCATGGGTTTGCTCAAATCCACTTACACTTGGGTGCCTGTTCACTTTTATTGTCTCTGCCAATTAGAAGTGTCTCATGTAATATGCTCTGGTCTTGGCTGGAAACCCAGGTTGCATAACCAAACGGCACTTGTTGGCAAAGTGGCTGATCAGGAGAATGGGATTCTATCAATGGCCATGGAATGGAATGCAGCGGAGTGGCCCTGGCAAGATAACAAACCCCTGACCCTTAGTGCAGTGCTCTAATAAGCTGAGCTAATCAACTGTAGGCTAAaatctgggtgtgtgtgtgtgtgtgtgtgtgtgtatgagtgtgtgtgtgtgtgtgtgtgtgtgtgtgtgtaggggggcaGAGGAGAACTGGATGCAGACTTTCTGGAACCCTTTGTAccttggcatagtagataaagcatTCAGAATCGGTAGCCCTGtatctgaatcctgcctcagacccttagtgttgtaaccctgggcaaaccacttaaactgtatgagcctcattttcttcatctgcgaAATGGAACAAGTATTAgcatccacctcacagggttgttgcgaggatcagatGAAGTaagcatgtaaaacattttgcaaaccacAAAGTGATGTCTAAATGTGAACCATTGCTATTgtgattattatatattatatatattatatataaccattgctattatgattattatatattatatataaccaTGTTATTGTGATTATTAATCCAAACGGGGGCTAATTGGGAAGTCATTTTGCTAACATAGTAAACATAGACTTGTAGTTGAGCAAAacagttctggttttttttccattggggTTTTACACAACAACTGaggttttattttccttgttgATGCAGAAGTAATTGTAGTACAGTTAGTCAGCCCTCAGCAGCCTTTCTCTGCACTTtgaagggtggggggtggggtgggaggagagccTGGGTAGTAGAAGAGTCAGAATCAAGATTTTGACACCTTACTCTGGTCAAGAGGTGAAAGAGGTCACAGGAAAGAGATGTTCAACTGGAAGGCCAGCTAAGGCGCTGCCAACCATGCTGGCACCAGACATCAAGGTCTTGATTCACAACAAGCAGAAATCAAGTAAACCATTGAATGACATTTACTGTTTTGTCATTAAAAATCATGTGCAAAGAGATGacacatttttatttgaaagtcgTGAAATGacatttgcttctttgtaataataatattaaaaaaaacttgcatGTGAAAAAACGTGACATTTTGGGTGGGAGGTTGCTTCCTGCTCCCTCACCTGGCCCTGTGCTGCCACCCCATGGGTCTCATTGCCTTGGTGCCGCATTCCTGGGGCCTACTTCCTCAAGCCCCCTTACTTCCTCTCCACCTTCTTCTGGGGGTTGGGGAATAACAGGGGATCAGGGAAACTGGGCTATGCTGTGAAGGCGTGGCCCAGAATCTCTGGGAGTTGGGCCCCTCGCCTCCCTCCCATGATTTTCCCCAGAGGTGCACTGTTCTTTGTGCATCTTCACTACCTGAATTTGACCCAGGGTGTaagaattcctagttatggctctggagaatgctttgcaaatcttaaagtactatatacgtattaattattataacatcaccaccaccattgttATCATTCTGTATAAAAATAGttgctgcagaaggaaatggcaaaccactgcagtgtcttttgccaagaaaatcccacatggggtcacaaagagttggaaatgactgaaacaactaaacaacaactaaaaataattgatttttaatattgTACATATGTAATCTGCTTTCATCACTTTAATCTACTGCCTGATGGGGATGCCTTGGAGCAACTTTCAGATGCTTAGTGAACAAAAAGATCCTCACATCAGAAGTTACCCAAAACCACGCATGGCCTGGTAACCACAACTTTTGGCCTTGTAGCAAGAAGATGAAAGGAACTGGTCTGAAGAAAGCTTAGCACAAAGGAACACTGGCTTCAGTTTGCGACAAGGGACATCTATGTCTTTTTCTTAGGTCCTGCAGAGACCTGTCAGGATACCAGAGTCTTGTGTGAAGGCTTAAAGGATATGCTGGACAGCCTGTTTTTTGTGCTTTGCGTGGGCATAACACTGGAGTTGTTCATGTTTGACAAAGAACTTTGACTCTGTACTCACAG from Trichosurus vulpecula isolate mTriVul1 chromosome 8, mTriVul1.pri, whole genome shotgun sequence harbors:
- the NPY4R2 gene encoding neuropeptide Y receptor type 4-2, with protein sequence MNSTNFSTLLPVLPQGQNRSWRKGVLSNFSDHCQNSIDMNTFLVIAYSLETFIGILGNLCLVGVVIRQREKPNVTNILIANLAFSDFIMSLFCQPFTLIYTIMDYWIFGDAMCKLSAFIQCMSVTVSVLSLVLIALERYHMITNPLGYMPNMVQASLGIVGTWLIACFLAMPFMANSILRNVFQKNQSKAMDFLADKAVCTESWPTAQHKSIYTILLLFLQYFAPLTFIIVCYLRIHRRLKRRRDLFKKNEHSLGVMQMKRINSVLLAMVAAFAICWLPLHIFNGLEDWYHEAIPICYGNLIFLVCHLVAMASTCINPIIYGFLNSNFKKEMKPLFLICQNKPSKEIYEQLPLSTVQSELSKESLKSSSETNPV